Genomic window (Alnus glutinosa chromosome 9, dhAlnGlut1.1, whole genome shotgun sequence):
AAGGAAGGCACAAACTTCAGTCATTTTTGGAGTTTCTTTACTGGTTTAGAGAATTATCCTTTAACCTTTGTGTGCTATATTTGTTAGGGTTTCAGGTGATTGAAAGGGTTTGCGGGCAGAGGTTTCTTCAGGTTCTTCGACACCAATGGCTCCTAAAGGTATTGGATTCGGTTTCTGCTTCTACTTTATTCtcattgttttcattttctttctgctTTTTCTGTTTCtcggttgtttttcttttaactgtTTGCTTGGTTTCCGAGAAAACCGAGTAGAACGAGATGAAGATACCATAAATCTTATGTGTAATGAGCTCCACCGAACCAATTGACTATATAGGGTGGCTTCTTTTAAAATAGAAGAAAGGTCGTTGTGTTATCTATGAAATTTATGGCGTTAAGTGTTTACGATTTTATTGTAGTGCTGGTGTACTTTCGTTTTCGTGATATCTCTATGCTATTGCTTTTTGATTTTGTTATTCTATTTgaattcattcttttttttaaaaaaatttctttcccTATGTGCTATCGAAACTAAGGAGAAGAGGAAGATGGACGGAACTATTGAAATTATTCCTTATAGTCAGAAATGAATGAGGGAATGAGCTCGTCTGAGCCAAAAATTGTATTGGGCTTAGTGCGAAATTACTGTTAGATTATATGTATCTcaaaaaaaaactgttagatTATATGTGGAGAACTTTACCCTCCCAAAAAAAGGGACAGCAGTGTTGTTGTGTGCAGTGTCATGTTCTAAGGCATTCCTAAGGTAGATATTAGAAGTATGAGATATGTGGTAATTGGATAGCCCATTTGGCGGAAAGGGTAAAAAGGTGTGGTAGTTTGTAGAGAATGGAATGCTTGTATTTTTGAGGATGGAGAAAATTCTGTGGCAGGTTCTGCTGCTTTGAAGATCAATTTTTTATGAGTTGGCTGGGCTGAAacctgttgtttttcttttacattgGTAGACTttggatttaattaattttagagacttgctttttatttttgccatttctctttcatttttctcatgtACTGTAGCAGCCTTGCATCACCTCTTTCCACTTTTATCGAAATTATTACATtatcagaaaaggaaaaaggggaaaagagaaatTTAAGTATTTGGATGTCCAACCTAAAATGCTGGATTAATTAGGGTGTATCTGGCTGGTCAGAGCTGGTGATACAAGTTCAATTGCATTCACTAAAGATAGTCTTGTTTTCTTttgatccccccccccccccaccaaatATCTTGTTCAGCGCTGTAAGGTATGTATAAAGTGTCTTGTTCGTTTCAGTCCTCTTTttaggggctcctttgtatacttcctgtgtactagggttgcgcccctctgcgctttttaatgaattcttacttatcaaaaaaaaaaaatgtataaagtGTATTATTTTGAACAGAACTCTGGTTGTATTCTGTAATCTCCTTGTTTTCATTATTATTGTACCATATTTTCTCTACTGCAACTTAAAGGTGCATGTCTTATGCAGCTGACAGTTCCAAAAAGGGTGATGCAAAGACGCAGGCATTGAAGGCTGCCAAAGCAGTGAAAGCAGGTGTGGCCTTTAAGAAGAAGGTTAAGAAGATCCGAACCTCGGTTACGTTTCACCGGCCAAGGACACTTAAGAAGGACAGGAATCCTAAGTATCCTCGAATTAGTGCTCCACCAAGGAACAAGCTTGATCATTATCAGATTCTCAAATATCCCCTCACAACTGAGTCTGCAATGAAGAAGATTGAAGACAACAATACTTTGGTTTTCATTGTTGACATTCGTGCTGAcaagaagaagatcaaggacGCTGTCAAGAAGATGTATGATATTCAGGCTAAGAAAGTGAATACCTTGATCAGGTGAGCCTTacatatttttcttgttaaCCATCGTGTTTCTCTAGTACTTGTCGCAAATTTTGGTCACAAGTCTAGGTTACTGAATACAAGGaattcaattctacaaccttagATTGTTTATGGGTTGGCATGTGGCATGGACAACAAATTTCTTGGTAGTTTGGTTGACTGTTTGTGAAGTACCCTAGTTACTCGTTAGTTcttatttctgttttattttcaaaactaaatggcaaactcaatttttttttttttttttaatgatattagcTAAAGCCACTTTCATCTGTTGTGGATATTTTTACCTGTCtgaagtaaaataattttgaagcaATAACTGCATGTCCAGTACTTGTGAATAATGTGGAAAAGTTGTGGTCTTATGGGTGTTCAACAGGCACGGCTGCTTTATGTGTCATTGCTACTTGGGGTCTTTTTAGTCTCTTTATGGATGTAAAATTTCTAGGCTGTTAGATTGGAGAGCCTGTAATGGTGCACTTGCATGGATGTTGCAATAAGTATGGAATGCTTATCTTTGATTTCTATGTTGTGTAATGATGCTTTACTGCCTTCTTATTTTAATGGgttttctctttctattttgggttttcttttttccttgtaTAGGTGTGGTGCCCCCGTTTCATGTTGCTTTcagatctttcttttgtttttattattttagttctGAGTAATACTAGaagtccctcttgtgtccctccaataaagatgtgacttttaaaatcaccattggacttgtgatttatcattattgaattttgatcaaatggtgattttaaaagctacctaaTTATTAGAGGGACATATGAGGGGATTTGTAGAAATACTCTTTTGTTCTACTATTCTTTTTACCTTTGTAAATCGTTTCCCTTAATTATAAGTTGACCTAGTTGAATTGAAATGGCCGGTAGTCCAGATTGTGGGATTGATAATATTGACTCATCATGGATCCATTTGGTTGAACTGAATTTGAAAATGTTACTGGACTTTGGAAATTAGTTTGAATTCAAAAAAATGGTATTTCTTGGGAgttgattaaaaatatatatataaactaagtGGATTTTCCTGTCACATAGTTTTACATAATGTAAGATGCCTTCTTTTTTTGGCCATGGCCGTACTAGTTTAAAGTATTTGAAGTTATTTCACTTAtgcatgtgtttgtgtattTACTTCCTTTCCCCCCTCTTTCTCAAATATGTACAGATGGTCATCTAAAAGTAATTCTTGTGTGCAGGCCTGATGGTACCAAGAAGGCATATGTTAGATTGACACAAGATTACGATGCCTTGGATGTGGCCAACAAAATTGGTATTATCTAAGATAGTTGTCTGGGATCCTCTTTTGGagctttttaatttattcaaattcaaaGAGTAAGAGTCAGTTCTGTCGGGACTATAAGCTACTAGATTTTGCAAACTAGTTTTACAAGTTGTATACTTGTGTCATTTTCTGGTTCATGTttcggtattttttttttatattggtttAACTGACATTTCAACCAAGTAGAGGCTTGAAGGTACGATTTTTCTTGTGGATGATGTTTATGTTTGCTTTTGTTAGATTAATGCTTTCAGGCGACATCCCAAAAAAGCTATTCATCAGTAAATTCACTGATTACTGTAATCGTGCCTAATGGAATAATTTAAGGGATATTTTGGGCCGACATCAATTAGGCATTTCTCTTAGATACATACATCATGGTACTCATGTAATTAGTAATAATCAGTATGTGGGAGTGTCTAATGCTAGTATGTTACCTAGTAAGAATGCTTCTCCGTCAAGGGCAATAGTGGAGAGCCGATGAACAAGATTTAAGAGGCGCGGGTCTCGATTTTTCTCTCATCAAACCTCATTATAATAAGCTTTCCCACGAAACCATTATCTCTGGTAGTGGGACTGGTGGTATCGTGTTCTTGGTGCATGATTTTGTAAGAATTAAGTTCTAATTGCCCGTTTAGTTTGCGGTGGAATAGACCCTAATTGCTATTAGGAACTTATTCTCAGGAAAGAATAACTATTTCCATATGAGAAAGAATAcctattttttaattacaaaaagaaaaaagaaaaaaaaaaaagaggctctTTCTACCCTCTCCTCCCACGAATAGAAACTCCTTAGCCCCACTTCATTTAACCAAACAAAAGAGGTTTtctcttctctgttttttttttttttttttttttcttttaaaaaaaattatttgggaaaaatTAGAAGCTATTGACACTTGTTCTCTGCCACGGGCTTGCCCCTTCATTGGCCTCTTGGTTCCAAAGTCTACCACTAGTCGTCTCTAGCTGTTCATTTTTGGGCACATGGAGCTATTTGTTGCCCTCTCCATCGGTGCGTGTGGCTCACGCGCCGCCCTAGGGTGGTATCCAGTTCCAAATCTTCCTGTTTAGAGCTCATTCCAACCTCCTTCAACAAGTTGAAATAGTTAAGCTCTTTTGTCCAGATCTAAATCTTCCTGTTTAAAGCTCATTCCTACTTCCTTCAACAAGTTAAAATAGTTAAACTCTTTTGTTTGGAGAGGTCTTAGAATATGCTATTTTTATCAGAGAtggggaaaatgtaattttcatCTACTGCCTTATCGTAGTCATTATCATCAATGCACCGTCTTTCAGCTATCCATTCATCAGATTGCATCACATACCGCCATCATTACGGCCTTTGTGTCAATGAATTATGTGACTCGATCTGTTTGgatctattttcattttatttgtatttgtatttgtatttgtattttttttttttgtattataataACTGTTTTTGGTGGTGTTTGTTGGGTTTCCTACCCTCAGcttttgcaatttttatttttatttttattttttctgcttTATTGTAAtggctcagaaaaaaaaaaaaaagttattaattgTATCAATTTATAATCAATAGTTATTTATCAACATCTTGAAGCCCCAAGTAGGTAGTTGCTTGTTTAATGAACAATCAGCCTCTTGATCAGCTGACGATGGATGATCATGAGCGAGTCCCTTgtaaaacttttattactttCCATCGTAAACTccaaaataaatcaattaaaatttagACTCCAGTTCATGTAACAGTACTAATAGAAACAAATTAAGATGGAAATTGAAGGTTAGAATATTTAACTTAGTTCTTGGCTAGTTGCTCCTTGTTTTGTAAGTATAACTCTTCATTGACTTCTAATCTGTCCTTATTAAAGTATAAAAGAACACTTAAATAGATACTCACAAAATTTTTAGAGATATACTACTTAGTATTATCTTGTCCTTCTCCTATCATATTTACTGACGTGATAAATCCAATGGTGAATTGACAATATCACATAACTAAAGAAcataaaaaagattaaaaaaaaaatacaaagtagcgattttcaaaattttaactttAATTTAACCGACTTTGGGTAAAAAGACACATTCCAATCTTATATCCATATCTAGGAGGAGTTTCTCGTCCTCGTATATCCATGGTGGGTTCCTGATCAAGTGTTTGGGAGCATGGGTTTGCATGGCAATTTGGAAGAGATGCAAAATGCATCGTTGTGCTGCCCTAATTAAGTTAGAACAAAAGatattgaaaaatgaaagtTTATATAAAAACTAGGGGTGTGGCCAAAAGATTCAAAGCACATACCTAGTATATAAGGTTTATGTACTAGTTGGAGTGACAAGTAGTGAAAAATGTGGTgttttgaagcttttttttttttttttttttttttttttttttttttcttaaaaaaataaaataaaattagagaagCAGTGAGAACCCCATTGGTTGACCGAGCACTGGGTTCGATCGACCAAGCTCAAGAGATTGAGTTCCTGAGAGTAAGGGTGTACATGCAGCAGATATTAACTGCTCGCATCTGCTATTCGCACAATCCGCGAATAGCAAAAACCACTATCCACAAGTGCGGATACGGATAGCAAAAGCCACAATCCGTAAGGGCATATGCGTGTAGCATTTTTAGGGTATGCAGATGCGGATAATAAACcacataccctttatatatatatatatatatctcacttATGAGTGTTtaatatttagacaatttatgttttttatgttatgagtttttaatttgtttatttatttaattattactattattattattttaatgtttgcTAGCTTGATTGTTATGCTACTTGTGGGCATGGATTACCATGAATATTTTGATGTCATATCCATCATCTCATTTTTTTCTCCATTCTACAAACTTTTGGTGTTGAATTATATTTGTAAAACAAGCTCAAAAGACTAATAATTAgtcaaaattatttctaaaaacatttaaaataggTCAATTATCTATTTGCGGATAGTGGATAATAATCGAACTTAATAACTGCAATATCAACATGGATgcagataataaaaaatgatacgAATGTGGATATCTAAAAGTAAAATTCGCATTTTGCGGATGCGGGTGCGGATATCGCAAATAACCGCACGGATATCCACATGTACATTGCTACCCGAGATCCCCGTTGAAGCTTCAAACGATCATCGATCGACCGAAATATTTTACATTCTATGAACTATTACACATGCTTCCATTCATGACATTGAGCCATATGATCTTAAATACATTATGTGTATCCTGTATATTAAATTGTGTTAtgcatttttaaagaaaatgatattttatgaaaatgaatttgaaagAACTTGCTTTAAAAGGGGAAATTTGTTTCTGAAACAGTTTCTGTATGAGCTAGTGTGTAAGGATAAACACTTAGACATATGATCCTGTGAGTGAAGGTTAAACACTTAAACTATGACCTAAGTGAGTGGGGGTTAAAAACTCGACACATGATCCTTTGAGTGAGGTTAAACACCCCAGTGTGTTAGTGGGGGTTAAACGCTTGACATGTGATCTTGTAAGCAGGGTTAAAACACTCAACATATGATCCTGTAAGTGGGGGTTAAACACTTACATTTCTGATTtgtataaataatattaatgtatACAGGAACGTGATTTAATGGGGTAAAGGCCCTTCAAGTAGAAGGCTGCCCGTCTGATTGTCTTTCACAGAAAATTTGGAACCATTTAATTCAAAGCAACAATCATTATCTATGCAGAATATGTTAATAGACAATAAATTTGCAGCCACTTGAAGGCAGTGTAAAACAGAGGAAAGTAAAAATTTGGAATTGGCTGTGAATAGGTaatctcaagccattgccaacaGCAAACCGTGTCTTGGCCATTGAAAGGTTGCTGAATATTTGATGTTTTCCAAATCAGCCGTTATGTGAGCATTAGCTCCACTGTCGGCATACCACTGCTGATCTTCCGAGGCAGCATTATTTTGGGCAACCATTGTAGCTAgctgaggaggaggaggaggatgtCCCTGATATGTGTAGTCCATCCCAAGAAAGCAGCCTAAAGCCTGATGATTCTGATTTCCACAAATCTGACAAGAAGCACGGGGCTGCTGCTGAGATTGTGATTTTCCTATTACCAAACTGAGAAGGATGTTTGTTAGTAAACATTGCCAAATTAGTAGGAGCAGGAGGGACCGAGTGGTGCTGATTTTTCTGGGACAATCTCATGTGACTGTGATTTAGCCAGAAAGTCATATCAAAGGAAATAGAACTCTCTCGAGTAGCAAAAGACAGTGAAGTAACAAACGAGGCAAATGAATTATTCAAGCCACTGATATGATGATACACGAGATTAAATCATCATCCTCAAGGGGCTTGCCAACAGCAACAAGTTGATCGGCTCATAGTTCAGCAGACTGCAAATATTCTGTAGTGATGTACAATACTGCAATATTCAAAACTAAACAAACCAATCTAATCTCTAATACATTACACATGATAACTGAGTTGGTCTACGTTGATAAGATGGAAACCGTGTGTATGGATAAAAATCATGACTTATGAAGCAGATGTTGTTCTGTTATGATAAGAAGCGGATGTGGAATGGATTGAATTGGTGATATTGTTCTGTTTTTTGGGAGTTTCGAGTGTAATGTGCTGCCCTTTCTTGGACAAAGTATTCCCTCCTTAGAGTCTCTAGCAATGTACAGATTATTGATGGTGGATGGTTAAATCACAGGCATACTGTTCTGCTGAGCAGGCAATTTGAGTGAGACTGAATCCAGAAATATGGAAGACATGGGTGCATTTGGGCGAACCAAATTATCAACTGGCATTAGTTGATTCATGTCTCAGTCGTGAGTTTGGTAGGATTAAGGAACGTAACATCTGGTAATGTGTTGTCCTTTCTTGGATAAAGTCTTCCCTGCTTAGAGGTTCCAGCATTGTGTTCACAGAAACGGGATTTTCGGCGTCAGTGTCGATGGTGTGGATAGTGAGATCATAAACAGTTGATCTGCAGAGGGGACAATTTGAGTGAGACTGAAACCAAGTGTCTATGCAAGCAACATGGAAGGCATGGCTGCAGTTGGGTAGGCGTTTTAGCCACTGCCCTTCTTCAAACTCACCCAAGCAAACCCCGCAGTCTGTATTGCCTTGGCTGTGTTCTCCTTCATTATTCTTCTTGAACTGAGACATGGGAAGAGAATTGATGATGGAAGATCCTAGTCCCTGGCTGTGAAACTGTAGGGAAGGATCATCAGGATTGGCCCCGTTAAGAGGCTGCCTTCCAACTCGGTTTCTAGAGGTCACACCGTGAAATGCACAGCAGAAATTTTTGAGTATCCTATAGTAACTGAATAGGAGAATCATGGTACAAACTGTAGCAATAAAGGGAATTTCCCATGAATTTTCCATGAATTGGAGAGGCTTATTCCTAAATAACTCTGTGAAGAAGGCCTTTTGGAATGGAGGGGTTGATTAGATGAAAGCAGCAAATAGATATGGACATGCAAGGTTTGTGTTGGTGATAATATTGAGGATACCCCATTGTATGAGCCGTCAATGCAAATTCTTCAGGTATATTCTCTTCTTGTTTACTCCGACCACTGGACATAATGCATGCTTTGGCTATAAAGACATGCAGGCAGATGAGAGACTCAAGGAAATCTATTCTAAGCAGCGATTCCCCagttgtgttttgttttgtagtataATTTTGTCCTGATTTTTTGTTGGATTAGCAGTCTGGTTCAAAATCGCTCCTATAGTCATCTGTAAGTGTAAGATCAGCCAACATTCAGTTTTAAGTCTGCAACATACTCCAGTGtttcatatgatatatattGGGAATTTGGGATGACAATACAAATTCCAACAAGGCATCTGGCATTATCAACTAACAATTGTGGTATGTTGTTTGATAGATATGGTTCATGTCCAAAATTGAGGAagatttttttggaatttagcTGGTGAGACCCAAGTTCTTGCAAAGATATAtgattatgttttaattttggcAAGAAGATGAAAAGAGTAGAAAGCATTAATTGGCATTCCAATAGATCGAGGGagatgtaaaagtccatgggccttactcactcttaaaagacgccttgagagaggaggggtatCCACGACTTATAAAGTCTATAAGACAAGAATCTCTTAGTaatgtgagacactttaacacgccccctcacgtgtggcatctttGACCAAACACGTGTTTAACAACAGGAGGGAAAGGCCTATCactgtgctctgataccatgtaaaagtccatgggccttactcactctcaaaagtctataagacaaggatctcttagcaattgggacactttaacaggagatttgataaaaaaactcgaggacgagttccCGTGGAGTGGAAGGGACTGATGTAGGAGTCGGCGGAGGCTCCCAAAAATTCCCCTTACTCCTAGTAAAATTCTCCCCGGATATCCTGTTGCCCACCCTCAACCATGCAAGAGGGGCAAATATTTTCTAAGAGTACCTAGATTCACGACTCACACACACACCGACATGAGTTCCAGACTTCCAGGTGTTCATATTATTTTTAGGTCAAATGAAGTTGAAGGAAGGAAGGTGGAAGACGACCACAAAACGCATAGTTTCATGTGTttagatcattttttttaaagttttgaaacactaaaaaaatcaaatgccaACACAGAAGCGGCACCGTTTAGAGAGAGCAAACAAAAGAAGCAAGAAGGGGACTTTGcaatttatgcttttaataagcTCTTGCTTATTCAATAttggcactttttttttttttttctttttttttttttttttttttttctctcggtGTATAATTTTTGGGACAAATGCTAT
Coding sequences:
- the LOC133876658 gene encoding large ribosomal subunit protein uL23 isoform X1 yields the protein MAPKADSSKKGDAKTQALKAAKAVKAGVAFKKKVKKIRTSVTFHRPRTLKKDRNPKYPRISAPPRNKLDHYQILKYPLTTESAMKKIEDNNTLVFIVDIRADKKKIKDAVKKMYDIQAKKVNTLIRPDGTKKAYVRLTQDYDALDVANKIGII
- the LOC133876658 gene encoding large ribosomal subunit protein uL23 isoform X2, with protein sequence MSYAADSSKKGDAKTQALKAAKAVKAGVAFKKKVKKIRTSVTFHRPRTLKKDRNPKYPRISAPPRNKLDHYQILKYPLTTESAMKKIEDNNTLVFIVDIRADKKKIKDAVKKMYDIQAKKVNTLIRPDGTKKAYVRLTQDYDALDVANKIGII
- the LOC133876842 gene encoding RING-H2 finger protein ATL52-like; this encodes MENSWEIPFIATVCTMILLFSYYRILKNFCCAFHGVTSRNRVGRQPLNGANPDDPSLQFHSQGLGSSIINSLPMSQFKKNNEGEHSQGNTDCGVCLGEFEEGQWLKRLPNCSHAFHVACIDTWFQSHSNCPLCRSTVYDLTIHTIDTDAENPVSVNTMLEPLSREDFIQERTTHYQMLRSLILPNSRLRHESTNAS